From Chrysemys picta bellii isolate R12L10 chromosome 1, ASM1138683v2, whole genome shotgun sequence:
AAATGAGGACTTCGCCGTTAAGAGCTGTTCATGAGCCTTCCTTTGGACTATAGATCATTGCAAAGAGGAAGTGTAAGGAGGAGTAGAGGACTTCTGGTGGAGCTATCTGGTAGACACTCTGAGTAGGAAGCTGATGAGAGGTGAAGGTGTCTGCActtgaaaacagaaaaaatacaaaattaagttaaaatgagGGTAGCTGTAGGCCGTGGTCAGATAGGCGCTGCCGTGGGCTCAGCATGCCAGAAGGGTgctgtggctctgggaggagatcCACTGCAAGAAGACTGGATCTGGCCAGAAGAACTTCATGCTTGAGGAGCCCATCTCCTGCAACATGAGCTCCAAAAGGAGGCTGAATGGCCAATAAAGTGAAGGTCAACCATCTGAAGCATCTAGGGGAAAGGCAAAGGAAGTGGCAAGGTTGGGACAGAGGAGCTGGGAAGCTACCCAAGGAAGGAATCACAgaattgtagaactggaaggaatcttgagaggtcttctagtccagtcccctgcattcaaggtaGGATGaaatattatctaaaccatccctgacaggtgtttgtctaacctgctcttaaaaatattcGATGATGGAGAtctcacaacctccctaggcaatttattccagtgcttaactaccctgacagttaggaagttttcctaatgtccgacctaaaccgcccttgctgcaatttaagcccattgcttcttgtcctattatCAAAgtttaacgagaacaatttttctccctcctccttgtaacaatcttttatgtgcttgaaaactgttatcaggttcctcctcagtcttctcttctccagactaaacaaacccaattttttcaatcttctcccgtaggtcatgttttctagacctttaatcatttttgttgctcttctctggactttctccaatttgtccacatctttcctgaaatgtggcacccagaactggacataatactccagttgaggtcttatcagcatggagtagagtggaagaattatttctcgtgtcttgcttatgacagtcctgctaatacatcccaaaatgatgtttgaGAAGAGTAAGAGCTGGAAggatcgggggagggggggaggggagggggaggtactCATGGTTGTGACTtgaggagagaaggaaggaaaatggaAAATTCTACTCTTTGGGTGACAATACACCAGCTGTGCAGAAAAGTTCTTTTACTGTGTCTATGCAGTATTCAGCAAATCACACTGAAGTTATTCAAGaggtcttttttcattttttaaaaagcacatctTGACCCTTAGCCTATAATGTGGAATAGTCAATACAGAACAAGTTATGTCAATGTATAATCTTAAAAACCTTCATGGTGTTCTTTTAAACTTTATGGTATTACAGTAATTACAAACACAAAGGGTGTAGTACACGGTTAGCCACTAAGATTACATTAGTTTTTAGCCAATATTTAACTTTCCAGTAAGATTAGATTTAACGTTTCATTTAATATAAACATAGAACCTAGAGTACAATGTAGTTATTTCGCTGGCCGGTATATAGCTTAGTCTAAGCTGGCAGTTTCTTGAAGCTTAAGATTTTTCTCTTCCCTTCAAGATTATTGTAACATTAGCAAGTGAAATTTTAAAATCTCAATTGTTACTGTGAATTTAATTACACGAAGACACAGAAGAGGTAAGTTTCTGTTAATAATTCTTCATTTCCAATAGAAAAAGCACAATACCTTTTCTTTTGAATCTTTTCCACAGAAAAGCATAAATAATGAACAAAATGGAATGTGCATGaccatttttaattttacttattttcacagaaaatttATTAGGTCATCTTAACCTTACACAGTTGTGTGAatatatgtgtacacacacacacacacacacacacacacacacacacacacacacacacattcaaggAGAAGATATGTGATAGTAGAAGGCCATTTAATTGAGCAGAtgaaggcataacaagatccagtgactGGACGATGAAGTTAGaagaattcaaattggaaatagaATGAAAATGCTGATCAGAGAGGATAATTCCTCACTGCAGCAgcttaccaagggatgtggtaaatTCAGCATCACTTTAAGTCTTTACATTGAGATTGGGTTGGATCCTCTAGCTCAAACACAACTCATTGGGCTTGCTAGTTTTTATGCATGCAGTAGCAAAGAATAATATCCACTGAAGGAATTACTGGTTGAAATGCAAAGGCCTGTGCTatgccggaggtcagactagatgatcattatTAGGCCCTTCTTGTCTTAAATATCTGTGAAGTTGTGATCCAGTcacagctttttattttattttaaacaagcaaaaaaaaaaaaaaacaaccactctGGGAAATAAAAGTTGTTTGAGCTTTTAGACAAAGAAAATCTAAAGTTACAGTTCCCACCGCAATCATGATACACCACACTGCACAGAGAGACATGGCATACTGTGCAGTAGCACCAAACATTACATATACAATTGTGGGCAAATCCTACCCCTGGCTAGAGGGGGACCCCTGGCCGTGGAACTGGTGTGGTTCCAGCATGTAACAAGAGCAAAATTTGGAGGGGGCTGTGTAGAAGGATGTATTTCCAAGGAGGTGTTCCAGCAGCAAGAATGGGACAGGTGGGGGCAGATATTCTGGGTTGGGACTGGAGAATCTGCTACTTCACGCTCTTCCCATTCTCCCCACAGCCCACCTGGGGGTGCAAAGGACACAGAGGGCAGTGCCGGCACTGTGCGTCAGTAGTCTCTGTGTGATAGCTCTGCAACAACACCTGCCTGAAGAGCAGGATTCCTTCCTCCTGTCCCTCATTCTGCCTGGCACTCAGCTAGCactttgtggggtggggggtgcataTTTGGATATTATTCTCTTACAAATGCATTTGTGTGTGTTGCGTATGGGCATGCCAGATTTCATTTTTGTAGATGAAACAAGAAATGGATGGCTGAATTCTGTGCTGATATACCTTGTGCAgccccattgatttgaatggcaCTGTCCTGGCTGCTAGTCAATGCAGAATTTGACCATTCCTACTAAGCCAAATCCTAAGGGTCTTACTCAGCTTTTACTGAGTCCTAACTTAGACAAAACTCTTCATTTGGCCTGAGTATAGAATGAAACAGAACTGAACTAAGAACTAAGTAAAGACCCACTTGATCCCCTAAACACATGGTAAAATGCAGACacttgggaccagatcctcagctggtctaaacTGGCACTAAATTGTACGCTAGCTGAGGGAATTGACCCTGCAGTTGTTATAGTACAGAATTAAAAATATCTCTATATTTGTTTTCAATGGCAGTGCACTGGAAATATGGTTGATTTACGAAACTTCACCCAGATATTGGAAGATGTTTTCAAAAACACATTTCTTAACTACATGAATAACTGGCGCCGGAACATGACAGCGGAACAAGATGCACTGCAAGCAACAGTCGATGCGGAAAACTTTGATTACGTTATCTTGTACCTCATTGTAATGATTGGAATGTTCTCCTTCATTATCGTGGCTATCCTAGTGAGCACGGTGAAGTCAAAGAGGAAAGAGCACTCTAATGACCCATATCACCAGTACATTGTTGATGATTGGGGTGAAAAATATAAGAGCCAGATTCTAAATCAAAACGACTTGAAGTGTACGATCCATGAAAACATCAGTGCAAGGGACAAAACCCCTGGATCGCCTTGATTTCTTGGAGATAGCACCGGTGAACACACTATAAAGCCATGTATGTAATGTAATGTTTTCACTAGGATTCTGAATTGCCATCACATTGTCTGATAAATAGCCAGAGGTGTCTAGGTATAGATTGTTCCAGAGAAATTATATCTACTGCTTCACTGTGAGATTTTTGGGTGAGGCTACTTAGTCGGCCATACGAGAAAGAGAAGTATTCATACTTTATTTTGATTTTCTATTCTGCTAGAGAGGCATGAAAACACCTAACAAAAATCGCCCCCAAACTATGCACAGATTTAAAATCTGGATGTGGATCTGACTGTGAATATCCCAAATCGAAATAACGGACAAAACCAAATCCCTAAATCTGAAGACATGTGAACTTCAAAGTGCTCAAAATCTGGATCATGATCCAAACAGGACAGCTGGAGCTCATCtcttataatataataaaatcttGTAAAATAAATCTACACGTAAACTGTCTGAACAATATTTTATGGTGCTAGCCATAGGAGATATCctatccctccatccattcaACATGAATAACACTGATTTTCCAGTGCAAATTCCCATTATCAATTTGATATTCTTCCATATTTGagacaaacatttaaaatacaatACCTCAAAGAATCCAGTTTTAAAGCTACAGAACTCTAACCTCATCCTTTAACCACCTGCTGGTTATCTGCACTGGGCACCACCCACCTTTGTGTCTGAAGTCTTTGGAGAACCAAATCTTTCTCACAAAGTCTGGTGCTCTCTAAAATGTATAACACATTCTTCCTTAGTTAGTTGTCTTACTTAGTCCCTCTTCTCTTTTATTGTCCAGTGGagaaggctgggagctgggagaccTGGGTTATACCCACTTTTCAATGGTGTATGTGGCAGTCAGGACCCTGAGAACCAGCgaggtcctgtgtgtgtgtgcgtgcgcgttcACATATGGAGTGGTGTAAGGATCCCAAGCATTGGACCTTTCTCCTGTCAGCCACACAGGTGCACTTTTTAGGTTTTCTTCCTGCACGGGAGGGGATGAGTGGGTGGGTTTCTGCTCAATGCGAACAGGTTTCTGGAGGCAGAGACTATGAATTCTCCTATGTTAGTAAATCACCACCAGGCTGGTGCTCAAACAATAACTATAGGCCGAGCTGGTAGTACCACGTATCATTAAGGCACATAGGGAAAGGGGATAGGAGCAGATGGATAAGAGCAGACAGGGAGGAGGCAATGGGGACCAGGAGCCAGGGGGGTGGATAGGagaagggcaggagctggggtgaGGGTGTGGATGAGAGAGGGAGATAGGGTGGTGTTGGGATGGATAGGAGCAGAGAGGGACAGAAACAGGCTGAAGGCACAGGCACAAATCTGGGTCTGTAATCACTATAACACATTGCCCTCCAGAACTTGGCAGAGAAATGTACAGactctggactcctgggttctattccatcAGCAAATAGCTATCCCGCTAATGGCTGGACCCCACAAACTATAACAGCCTATTACTGCTACCAGttattccattagctcaagtggtcaAGGTCTGTTCTGTGGATTTAAAAgtcccaaccctgctgatgagccATGTGAGGGTCAATATGGTTCTACCATGATGGGATTTCTGGTTCCTCAATTTGTTTTAtcaaaaaataggaaaatatattaaaaatagtacatgaaaagaatgtgaaggctgcaaagtcaaacacccaaaagttaggaaataacaGAATTCTGGTTGCCTGAGCAACATTAATTCAGCCCCAAGTGTGTATgtgttatgatacagtctttaattacatgatcacatactattttaaCACatgacccctgcttcattcagtgcactggCTGGACCTGTTCTGGGATGAATTAGGATTGTGTAGTGAATGGGGATGTTATGTGCAGCAGGGCCCGTCCCTCATGCTGGGctacttaaaccaaacttttcacaagtGGGAATTaaatgtgtgttcctcatttttggCTGCCAGGCTTGAAACCCTGAGGACAGATGTGCAGAATGCTCACAGCTGCACCTGAAGTCAAGGGAAGctctgctttgaacatataaagtgctacaGAATGCTAAGTAATTTGAAAACTCAGTCCCTAGATGTCTCAAGTTAGGCATCCATACTTAATTAGTTTCAGCACCTATGGGTCTTCCCTTTGCGAGTTTGTTACCCAGGGGATTCAGTGACAAAACAGCCTTCTGAAAAGTACACAACAACGCATTTAGTAGGAACAATGCATTTAgagaaaaaaggattttaaaaacaacagtttTCACGCATGTCTGTCCGTCCTAAAATCTTACACTGTCCTGATGGTAAAGTAGTCAGGCCTAACTTCTTCGGACACCTCAGTGGGTGCCTGCAGctttgtctgcccccccccctcttgACCCTTTAAAAATGTCTATGGTCCTTTTTATATCCTGTGTTTCATGGCTTTGACCCTGCCCAGTTTTGTAAGTTGGAACCAGGAGGTCGAGCCTTCACAGCTGATAGTTTAGGCATTATCTCTTAACAACCtttacagggcaggggtgaccacTGTTTCCCTGCCTGCTTGTTTTTCCTGGTGGCCCTGTTAACCCAGGATAGTCATATAGTAAACATATCAGTAACCAAGCCagcatacagtattcataaattactACAGAGCAGTTGCAAATTCATCATCATAACGTATATCCCAAGATGTAATACCTCAGGGAAGTACAGGCCATGGGCAAGACTCCATTTAAAGTCACTCTGAAACATGGTTTTTAATGGACTGGATGGTAGAGCTTTATTTCACAGAAGGTTTCAGTGCTGAACATAACATGGTCATAGTGAGGGACTTAGACTCAGATCCTCAAAGACATTTAGCTAAATACATTTGAGAATGTGGGCTTTAAAGTGCTCCCTTCACACCCTCCTCTAAATAAATTATGCAGCCTGAAGCTTCACCTGGATTTTCCTGGCAACAAACACTGGATCAATACATTCCATCATGTTAGTAATATCATGTACAAAAATAGTCTGTGATTTCTAAAGGGCTAGACTCTGACCCAGACCACACACCTGGGCAGGAGGGTCAGAACCCTCTTTACTACCTGGGCTATAGGCTACGTGGTCATTGGGTGTGGGTGACCAGGGATATGGGGCACTGCATGCCTgtttctttctccccaccccaagtAGGCAGTGGGAAATGAGAGGAGCTGAGGCACT
This genomic window contains:
- the KCNE2 gene encoding potassium voltage-gated channel subfamily E member 2, coding for MVDLRNFTQILEDVFKNTFLNYMNNWRRNMTAEQDALQATVDAENFDYVILYLIVMIGMFSFIIVAILVSTVKSKRKEHSNDPYHQYIVDDWGEKYKSQILNQNDLKCTIHENISARDKTPGSP